The Ziziphus jujuba cultivar Dongzao chromosome 3, ASM3175591v1 region tttattgttatggtttttccaaaagcgacttaaggttaagtatcgccagtcgagaatccaaagcagggtatcgttgagttcaaaaaggagatcttaaaggaagcacgcgattcaaagtatgcgatacaccccaagggtaccaagacgtatggaatgctcactaggtaacattgtggtttggcacgataaaggaagttgcaagatccgaataaaggtacttaggtcaccgataagtaagagtagggagatgtaaacatggatttcgtgcttaaactatcgttcacaaagagaaggtacgacagcgtttagagaatcaagcaagctccggatagcgactaaagttctacttggtggttgatgaggttaatgagatgaggatgattccttaggcatggttggatgtttaagcatggttatttttcattctagaagctaagatcttgatatcttatttccttggagatttaaggttcgtattggtggtgctttatcgattcaaggtggttgatattgttggtgataatttacaatgataaggagtatgatttttgggacggagttagaatttaaggagtgtggaatactttattgggttaaggatctagtgatttgttcatagtattggtggtgatgctagaattaagatttaaatttcttattgcttgaggtgtggattcatggaatttatttgaaatgggggaaacttagggttttcaagaatggtatttggatgttgagaattttattcatgaccttgatgaatttagttaaaagaaagattgatgtttgtcgaggttaagactattggttaatcaatgaggagcaagggttttataattgtaagtactaggagggtaatcaaggacaagtgaattaatctcaaccttaacttggtgatactagtatttgaggaaattagacttaagttctaatctaaccttttaaagtgctgatcgagtcacgagagttggttgttggtttaaggatgcatgctttagaagcaccttatggttagcgttcgactatgaccaagacttgtagatcgtgttctcgtggacctaattagtgggcatgagaaggaaagttgcacaagagggaagttaaagtcactattaggcgaatgtagtggcagatgctttgagtaggaaggctactggatcccttgctcacatccaagtcatccaactacctctcatggtggagttgaagaagatgggggtgttaatgcatatgcatccttcaggagttctcatggctagcttccaggtacgaccggtgttggtggatcgtatagtagagacccaaatggaagatcctaagttgaggacaattaagggcaaggtacaagaaggtcttgatccggaattttccataaggagggatggagccctcgtgtataaaggacgactttgcgttccggatatcccaggactcaagaaggagattttggaggaggcgcacagctcgatgtatgcgatgcatccgggaagtaccaagatgtaccggacgcttgttaagtattattggtggattggtatgaagagagaagtggcagacttcgtatcaaagtgtttgatttgtcaacaagtgaaagcagaaagacagaagcctttggGACTACTCCAATCTTTACCGATTcctgtgtggaagtgggaagaactcaacatggacttcgtattcaagcttccttccacacctagaaggtacgacggcatttgggtaatcattgatcgtctcaccaagtcggcacacttcctaccggtgcgagaacgtttttcacccgagaagttagcccagttgttcgtgcaaggcatacgtgggatcagttcaagatggccttctctactgagttttgtcctcctgcctaccgtgaagcaagaaggagagagttcgaggaactacgacaggggaacatgacggtgacagagtacgagaggagattccgagaactatcaggattctgcatgcacctgattcccgacgatcacacgaagaaggtgaggttcatagacggattaaaagagagcatcggctacaccctttctggatcagtacatcccacctatcagtccgccagggatgcagcgctcgagctagagagacaggaggagatacacagaccctcgaggcgcagatcattcgaaggatcgtatagcggagtacctcgacagggggcagctaagaagagccatagctcaggctcagacagtgatgggttaagcccacgaggcagattccagaggagagatagttatcgcatgccccagccagctcgccattcgatcattgtggatgcaagctcgtatcagcagtcacgcattggttctccgcggatttgtccactttgtagggggaatcattctgggcagtgtcagatggatggtttatgctttcggtgtgggcagccaggtcacataaggagggattgcccttatggtagtggcagtgtgctagaagcaggtcgacggacacagcatacaagggtatttccaggatagagttcccaggggagtcagccagtaggagtttcttcgggatcagtacagccgtctgcaggatcgagtcgaggtagaggaaggagaacccagcagacaagtcaaggctgggtgtttgctatgacgcagcagggagccaggactacgcccgacgatttcacagatcaagggatggaaacagacctgatcctgttggatctatccggacttgaagtagtgttgggcatggattggttggcaaggaactacttagtccaggaagcaacgtgggaacccgaaacacagatgcgtgagcagtacccgtatctgttccagtgacgtgcggaaatttcgaggacgaaatttttgtaaggggggaaggctgtaacaccccgtcccaaatcgcaccggaatccgtgcacgttgacctaggttgaccgttgaccgttgatcgaagggggtcaaaagttgactttttgactcggtgagaattttgagttgactagggtacggtggcgaagtgcatgacgccctgagttcgtagactagtagcacgtcgaaaacggagctacggtttgaaagttatgggcaaaacaagttgaagtgtaaactgtctaaaaggtgccgggagttgactttttcttgtgatgtaattgtgagttgactcttgtatggttgtaaagtactcgtcgatacgagttcatagactagcggcacgcttaaatcggacatgtggttaaaaagttatggacgtttgaagtttaccggataccgtattattttaatgtttttgggtcgtgaacagtgaaatgccacgtgtcagtttctgattggtccacgtggcatgaacagtgtcacgcagggttttaattttgaaaaactctcggggaagagagagaaagagagagaagagagagaaagagagagaggagagagaaagagagagagaggacccgccggccgccggtcattttcacgtttttccggcctagttactgtacacgcgccggccagccagattgcccacctcatttccggcaaaacctccaaatttcacggcgaacggccgccggacgcgcccggatcggacgtccgaagtttggcggcgatttttccccctccaccgccggccaccgcgaatcggcactattccggccgataaacagtacacgcgccatacacccagcatcctctcctcaagtccggcctacccaccaaaaatcacggccatcggaccaccgacgcgccgggatcagagtgttttccggcgaggggtcgaaaatcttcaaacggtgatttctccgccgtccgacctccgttttgctcaccgtcggtcccgttggattgctctcctcacgatctacaaatctgcaaaatttcacagcaaacggccaccgtcggaaattactgttccggtgacggttgccggtgacgtggcggcccgccggaaaatactgttccggcgagtacccgaaaattccggccagctccagtccgcagtgttcgacctcctgaacccaaatccgacttccgtttccaccaattcgcgacggtttgggagaattgcggagccgaaacccgaaaagcttcccgataaaattcaaaccccgtcgggtacgatcatcgaaaattaagaccggatctgtgattagcatcactcgagcttcgattcggagcaccggtgagtcgtagaattgatcccgtagtggatcatgggttaattgcgtgctccaggtgagtgacccaccttcaaattaattttggggaatttaattgatgaatatattatgtgtgaattaaatatttggaatttaatatctatgtgccaaatatttattggatttattgtagaattatttatgaatttattggatttaagaaaatgcgaattctacaaatttatgccatgtggaattattttatggttttgaggatttgaaattggtgtggttttaatggtaaattgggcatgatttgattttcaaatatttcaaagaaaatatttggttatattggtgatttcaatttttataaaatatgcccatggaatattatgagatttgattatgatatttcgagaaattatttatgctattgggaaaatgtggatatttgaattgatggatttggaagttggtggatttgaaaatcatggaatttatggtatggattataaggaaattgtggagaatttcccggttcaagcggatggattatgcccgctatgcttatgaaaaatgtgaaatttgttttatgatttaaatttatggattttataatttttagatgcaccgtgcacgtactggtgttctgattatgtgatatggtatatgtgatatggttagtgtgcacacggttgtgattagcgcgcaggtgggtgtgattagcgcgcaggtgatgtgattagcgcgcaggtgggtgtgagtagcgcgcggttgatattatgagggtgtcctgtggatgccatcggagagggtggccaccccccattggccgggacaccaggttagcagcggcgcagtgggacgccacgcgaccgtatgccggtttctttctataacctcctgtctggcggtaccttgggacgctgggtactgttggcgccactggtatatagtgggtgcatcaaatgattttcagaactgtgttttaaaaataaaatgtttggaaactgaattggaattaaaaatataattgttaccgcttctggtatttaattgatgtcttggttttcgggaaatatgaataaaggattttgtgaaaatgttttaaaaggggaacctttccaactgagagaattgtaagggttttgagagacattattatttccaaataattattatttatatacctattaccgtggtatgatagtgtagagtagtagggtcgctcactgagatgattagcatctcacactcttaaattccgttcctctaggtaccaggttgtcggtgttcactcggagcggacttgattttcctcgctgttttacttcgtgaagtaccctgttcttctttattgcggttgtactatttctttcattcttgttgtatttattttgcactggattactgtattttgaagtgctggaatttgtggaaccaatttgtagtttgtgggaggaataaggggatatttttgaagtgtgttttcagtgcaggtaaatttgtggtaagtaaatcccttaggggaggtgctgccggattttccgttggaaggttcggtggtatttccctgggatcagggctgtctagggttccggaggaggaattctggacgggtcctgacattgaaCCACTAAGATTATTTGAATACAAACTAAGACGAGCAAGAGATTTAAGTTGTCCAATGGATACAGGAACTGAGCCAGTGAGATGGTTTTCAAACAAAGAAAGATAAACAAGAGATTTAAGCTTTCCAATCTCATGGGGAATGgatccaaatattttattttcagcaAGACAAAGATCAATTAAGTTGCTCAAATTTCCAATGGACATAGGAATTGTTCCGCTGAGATGGTTATCAAACAAACAAAGATTAACAACAGATTTAAGCATTCCAATCTCATAGGGGATAGAtccaattattttgttttcagaAAGATTCAAGTCAATTAGGTTGCTCAAGTTTCCAATTGACAAAGGAATTGAAcctgaaaatttgtttttatatgcATACAATACCTCAAGAGACACCAGCATGCCTATTTCAGGTGGTATAAAGCCGTTTAAATAATTGTCAGAAACAGCGAGGAAGCGTAAATTTGTCAAATGGCATATTTGGGATGGAATGTTCCCAGAAAGATGATTTCTATCCAGAAAAAGATTAACGAGTGGTTTAGGTTCTCCAATGGACATAGGAGTTGAGCCAATAAGGTAGTTATTAGCCACACTGAGCAAAGTGAGAGATTGAAGATGTCCAATCTCAGGAGGGATGGATCCAGTGAGATAGTTGCTACTAAGATCCAACTTTGTTGAGTTGGTCAAGTTTACAATGGACAAAGGAATTGAACCTGAAAAGTTGTTATTATATGCATGCAACTCCTCAAGAGACTCCAACACGCCTATTTCAGGTGGTATAGCGccattcaaataatttttaggcACTGCAAGGTAACGTAAACTTGTCAAAAGCCTTATTGCTGATGGAAGGTTACCAGAGAGATGATTGGACCCCATATCAAGGTAAATGAGTTTGCAAAGGTTGCTTATGTGGGAGGGAATACTTCCATAAAGGGAGTTGTTAGATATATTAAACTTGAGTAAGTTGGGAAACGAGGAGAAGTTGAAGTTTCGAAGCGTACCTTTAAGATTAGATCTTGGAAGGTCAATCTCGATGATGCTTCCAAACTTGTTACAAACGATCCCAACCCACTTGCAGGGGCTACGAGAAGAATTAGCGAAAGCAGAGGTGGAATTGAGACGCCAAAAGGGGAGAAGAGAATGAGATGGGTTAATATCAAGGCTCTCCTTCCATTTCATAAGGGCCTCAGCTTCTCTACTTGTATCTGAAGAAGAGTTAGAGGAGCAAAGAAACAAACAGTAGAGTGATGATGAtggtaaagaagaaaaagtttaGTTGCCGTACAACAACCTTGTCAAAGAGATGTTTTCCAAGAACGGTTGCCATGGAGTTGATCACGAGTTAGAGTTTGCACTTTGATAAACTAGAAAAGATCGGCTTGGAAAGCCTTGCCTTTgtttcgtgtatatatatatagagtttgtGATTATATAGGTTGAAAACTTTACTATATGAAATGCCCATTATTCCATAAGGAatgtaaataattattaagagatattttatccaaaaaaattatattaaatataatagatgctcttattcatttatttatttatttattgataaattaatttatttagttaaaGGGTTCTTTTGCACCAATGGACAATTTAATCTGATTTTtagttcctatatatatatatatatatatatatattttttttttttatatcttttggaaatttttattatgtCAAATAGTTTCTTCAAAAGTTTTGTTTTGGTGAAAGTGAACCcgatatgaaaaaaataataataaataatttaattttacccaccatgaaaatgaaaaaaaaaaaaatagttcttttattttttattttttaactttatgtttttaatgtttttctttcatagttgactctctctctttctatctctctctctctctctctctctctctctctttctttttcttcgatTGTTGGTTTTGCTACTTTTTTAgtgtttattatatttagtacttttaatttttgcaattttgtaATGTAGGCTCTCATTTTctaataattacaaattaaattttggatttataatttattgtaaGTTGGATCATATTACACTGTTGACTAATTAGGTAGTAACAATTATGTCGTGTAAATTGTATATGCGATATTAAAGTGTAATTTCTTAAACAAAGAGCAGTAaagtccaaaattttaaaactagagTTTATGTGTGTTGGGATAAATACGTATAAAtaacttataatttaaaattatttgctctaaataattgatttttcgTATTGATTAGTGAACCTTCAGCCTCTACCGTACATATTTTTGCCCAAGCACTATCCCATATACAGTTGTTGGATTATTATTTTCGCCCACATCAGGTAGTAGTACTACAGACAAACCGGACGTGACACGTCGCTCTATTCTTTTGCTAACGACAAAGAAATTTATAAGAATTCGTTTGTGAAAATGAGTTGTCTAATTATCAACCAATAAAGATTAGCATAAAAAAAACagacaataaaaacaaacagaGGAGTATCTAAATCCAAAATGGTAAACATGTGTTACATATGTTGAAGTGTAAAAGTTTCAAACCCATAAACAAGGACAAAAATAAACAAGCAAAAGATTATAAATATAGCATATGAGGTTTTTTTGATAATCCTACAATTGTTCCCAAAATTATGGGGGCATGTTTTTGTAAGGTTCTATAAATAGAGCATATCATGTTTTACGGATATTAATTAAGAATTTTAAATCATGAGTGTAAATATTTGCATTTCTCTATCTTCTTTTCAACTTCCTATTCCTAGATCTTTTCGCTTTGTTTGGATGTAAGATTTTCAAAAACATATAATAACAAATCAATTATAGAGAAACCAAAAACTATATTGAATCCACCATCAGtaaaataaacagaaaaaaaaaataataaaaaataaaactctttACCTTTTCAGTTGTAAGTCctatttgaaaaatatcaaaatttagagGAAAGttaatttttaggattttacttttcaaaaattaattttctacgAATTAATTTTCTCCTTATTCTATTTGGTaagtaataagaaaattatgatttacaagtaattaaaattaattttgtgttATAAGTTAAGGGAAaattagtagttttttttttaaaataaaatctttaaaatagtttaattttcaattattcttAAAATGTATCTCCATATATAGGAAGAACTCTCATATATAGGTAGGAATTTCATTGCTTGAGCTCACATTTTCCatcttaaataaatatctaaacaCAGAAAAATTGTcacttttctcaaaaaaaaaaaaaaaaaaaaagattcttgCTAACTTTTCTATTTACCAAATGGGATATGAGAGTAATGCTATAGGTACTAAGAATTCTACCAAGTTATTTAGCAATGACAAGtgatcaattattattttattggttaaaacATTAACAGTATAATAATACCAAAGTTATCAAAtctatattcaccaaaaaatttggcaaataatgttttaatatttgattatttaattaatttatttatttatcaatttaaaagtTCATTTATCCATAGCTTAGTTATATGATTATATCAATCAATAAGATATCAATACGTatcattttaattgttttctataaacattttgatacctataacattatttaaatattaatataatctatatatgaatagtgaattttttattaaaaaaaaatgtaactaaatataagaaaatgacacattattattttggtaataatgaCACCTTAATACTTAGCAAATATCTTGCCagattttttaatgtttcagatattaaaaaaaaaaaaaaaaaagccattatTGGCACTAAGTTGTTTACTAACTCATTTGCTACGTATGTGGCATAATGATACACGAAACAAAGGCAAGGCTCTCAATACCGGCTTTTAACACTGTTATATCCATCTTTGCTAAAGAAACTTGATTGcatcaaaaatacaaaaagttgTTTGAACATTTCAATTGCAAACTATTAAACTCAAGACATAAAATGCGACTTTTTCAAACTAACGACTAAAAGTGCATTTCACCCAAATGAATAGAATAacatttggttttcttttttgtatggcACGTATTAAGCATGGGAAGAAATTGAGTTGACCTTCGTGAAGATTCAGGCATTGAACGCTTGTAACATATGCTGTAGATAGAAACATGAACATATGCCAGAATCTTACTAGCTAATAGGTTTTTGAGGTtgcttaagagagagagagagagagagggagagagagagagagagagagagagagagaaagaaaaaaaggttgtTGGGGGCATGTAAAATGGATGTTTAGAGATCTAAAAGAGTACACATAataattgtgtgtgtgtgtgtgagtgttttttattttttttaatattacaacTTTGGGGGATGGACATGCAGGTATAGTTCTAGTAATTTATTATTGAACCAAATCAATACACATAATATTTATGTTgatgagataaaaaataaaaaataaataaataaaactttgagacaattaaaagataatacatataattggagatataaacatttttctACCGAAATAATTAGCTATTTCACTCATAGAGAAAATTAAACGCCAGATTGTGTGATCCAAATAGCGGCAaactttttgaaaagaaaaatgtaaaagGTTTTCTATTGTTTGTCTTGATTCAAAAGGATTACGTTTCTTTTTCAAAAGTAGACTAATTTGTCCTTAGATTCTCTCCTCGTGGATCACATGTTGGAGCTTTTTGGCAATCCCTTTAGATATCCTCTGGacataagaaggaaaaaaggcaAAAGGAGTTCAATTATTTATCCTTTGATAAAACAACACATATAACACTTATCCGTCCTTCATTTGACAAAGATGATGGAAAATATAAGGATGGATGAAAAAGTAAAGGGATGGAAAAGTTTATTTTATCCTCGTTCTTGTTTGGTTTGGCATGATGAAAATAACTATACATCCTTTGTTTTGTATAGATGGAAGAAATGCAAGGAACGAAAACTTTAATTGGTAGACcaatttaatcattattttacgaacacaagcttttttttttctttttttttttttaaactgatatatataacatatatatatatatatatttttataaaatcagatattcttaattttactcaaattcttttttttttaatacaaattggATATTCTTAACTTtatatctaaaattttttttttaacatacaccttttttatattttgataaattagataatattaattttacttgGTTCCATTTGACCAGTCcaaagatataataaaattagatttttactaaattttctatttatcaAATAGGATTTGAGAGTAATGTTGTAGGTACTAAGAATTCTACCAAGATATTTTAGCAATGCCAAGtgatctattattattttattgattaaaatattaacaatataataatgCCAAagctatcaaatatatatttaccagaAAATTTGGCAAATAGTGTTGTAATATttgattcattaattaatttatttatttatcaatttaaagaTTCACTAACCCATATTTTAGTTGTATGATTATATtaaccaataatatattaatacatatcattttaattgTCTTCTATAAGCATTTTGATACGTATAAcattattgaaatattaatataacctATATATGAGTattgaattttttatgaaaaaaaatgtaacCAAATATAAGCTAATGATATATTATTACTTAGCAAATATCTTGatagattttttaatatttcaaaaagagaaaaacagtaATATTATTGGCACCAAGTTGTTTACTAACTCATTTGCTACGTATGTGGCATAATGATACATGAAACCAAGGCAAGGCTCTTGATACTGGCTCTTAATACCGTTATATCGATCGTTGCCAAAGAAACTTCATTAgatcaaaaatacaaaaaattgtttGAAGATTTCAAttgcaaattattaaatataagacGTGAAATGCAACTTTTCCAAACTAAGGTATAAAAGTACATTTCACCCAAATGAATATAACGacatttggttttcttttttgtatggcACCTATTATGCATGGGAAGAAATTAAGTTGACTTTTGTGAAGATTCAGGCATTGAACGCTTATAACCGTAGCTAGAATACATGAACATATACCAAACTCTTACTGGCTAATAAAGGTTGTTAGGGTTGCTTaatagagagagaggaaaaaaaaaaaaaaaaaaaggaaaaaggttgTTGGGTGAGTGTAAAACGGATGTTTAGAGATCTAAAAGAGTACACATAATAATtgtctgttcttttttttttttttttttaattacaacttTGGGGGATGAACATGTAGGTGTACTTCttgtaatttaatattgaaCCACATCTAAAATTACACATAATATTTATGTTGATgagatacaaaataaaaaataaataaataaaaacttcgagacaattaaaagataatacatataattggagatataaacatttttctACCAAAATAATTAGCTATTCCACTCATAGAGAAAATTAAACACCAGATTGTGTGACCCAAATAGTGGCGaacattttgaaaagaaaacaataaaagttTTTCTATTGTTTGTCTTGATTCAAAGGTGACTATAAAGAAGTATTTGTTTGATAACCAggattatatttctttttcaaaattagacTAATTTGTCCTTAGATTCTCTCCTTGTGGAGCACATTTTGAGCTTTTTGGCAATCCCTGTAGATATCCTTTGATAAAATAACACATATAACACTTATCCCTCCTTCAATTGACAGAGATGATGGGAAATAGGAAGGGTGGAAAAAGAAGGATGGATGAAAAAGTAAAGGGATGGAAAAGTTTGTACTTATCCTTCTTGTTGTTTGGTTTGGCATGATGAAAGTGATTTTGCATCCTTTGTTTTGTATAGAAGGGAGAAATGTAaggaaataaaactttaattgttagaccaatttaattattatttttcaaacacaagctttttttttttttttaagttaatatatatatatatatatatatatatatatatttataaaatcagatattcttaattttactcaatttgtttttttatatatataaattggatattcttaattttatatttatatatttttgataaattagatatTCTTAATTTTACTTGGTCCCATTTGACTAGTCcaagatataattaaaaaactaaaacgaaaagaaaacaaaaagaacttgatttgaaaaaataataagaaagaagaaaatgaaaatgaaaatactaggtaaaaaaataaaaatgcatgagtaaacagaaaataaaaaaacttatgttaaaataaagaaaattaataaaagaatagttaaatgaaaatgtataaaaatagaaaatgtagGGAAAATAAAGGGAATTGCATATGAAAGATGTTATTACATGCATTTGTTCACATTTATAAGTAGTTTTTTGCATTTGTTCACATGCAATTTCCGTTTCTTTAAAACGTCTTAGAATTATTACATGCATCCTTTCCTCTAGAGTCAAACATGAACAGTACTAATATCTCCAATTTTAACATGAATAgaattattattacttgttaTTTGCTTCTTTACATTTTGCATCTAATAGATACACGAATTGTTTGAGATTAATAGATTGACACAAGGTCGCTAGATATCGGTTGGTTAAGAAAAATTCAAtactaaataattaagtaaCTGTTCATTAATAGAATAATCACCgccagcaaaaataaaaaataaaaaaacctaattggattaaaattttagaaatttattatttaaattgaaatgttttaaatttgaaagttgaaaatgtaattttctcACTAGAAAATACTAGAATGTAACATGACAGACTAAATGCCATAGAAGAGACATAGTAACATGACAGACTAAATGCCATAGAAGAGACA contains the following coding sequences:
- the LOC125423169 gene encoding probable leucine-rich repeat receptor-like protein kinase At1g35710 codes for the protein MAKHPGDLLSSLLTLPSPAADDQVLLMDILDQRLSLPKRQIADQVVCIAKLAFSCLNPNLESWRQKLESHGTCRVGAALLRSLYTSREAEALMKWKESLDINPSHSLLPFWRLNSTSAFANSSRSPCKWVGIVCNKFGSIIEIDLPRSNLKGTLRNFNFSSFPNLLKFNISNNSLYGSIPSHISNLCKLIYLDMGSNHLSGNLPSAIRLLTSLRYLAVPKNYLNGAIPPEIGVLESLEELHAYNNNFSGSIPLSIVNLTNSTKLDLSSNYLTGSIPPEIGHLQSLTLLSVANNYLIGSTPMSIGEPKPLVNLFLDRNHLSGNIPSQICHLTNLRFLAVSDNYLNGFIPPEIGMLVSLEVLYAYKNKFSGSIPLSIGNLSNLIDLNLSENKIIGSIPYEIGMLKSVVNLCLFDNHLSGTIPMSIGNLSNLIDLCLAENKIFGSIPHEIGKLKSLVYLSLFENHLTGSVPVSIGQLKSLARLSLYSNNLSGSIFIGSIPSQLNNLTNLDFFQIGHNFLSGYLPENICLGGRLRWLGANGNCFTGSIPKRLRNCSSLMIVLLDDNQLVGNISEVLGLYPNLYIMGLSKNKFFGKLPGNWGEYPKLNVVNLSNNKIIGGLPHELGKATQLHQVDLSSNLLVGKIPKELGQLKSLFILKLSNNSLSSTVPEEIGMLADLQMLNLASNKLSGPIPGHLEQCSKLIHLDLSYNIFSGNIPFQIEICTSLKILI